Proteins encoded within one genomic window of Halocatena marina:
- a CDS encoding type II secretion system F family protein: protein MTSNPGLLDRGLYALFSRHAESTRHDQDRRYFRGTAFKMDFDFYLARIYGLSWGVFVLTVIVSATVVGTVPATGIPRSVLTSFEAWSLSRVYVALASGTLLGLIGKRLVLLGGRGYLKWIRTVRRENIEQTLPGAVRYLRTLAAGSDDQRTLLRKVAEQETYGETAVGFRRALNHAALTGNLDSGLRRVARDTPSEDLLAPFLLKFGEHASQGGDALSGYLRMESRMLSHRQARSRQRSSDFLELIAEMFVVLLVLPALLVIILTVMAVLSPSLSQTISTPVGSISLRSVLVYGSAIFVLWIGIGTSWLIGTLRPPDLVDPAYRRPEGILATLDSASINPISAGIVMTPITLVVVVVCAVAGYNIVNVLLIGYVTIGIPVGIVSTRRARRDDAKDHEMRDFVHAVAGHVSLGRPFDAAVTRVARDVDLGPLQPDVNALAFNLGLLTTADSDESDVRTAALDRFVDRVGTSLTEQTIGLVTGALDVGSDIDDVFETLQTEIGRLYHEKRALRSTMAVYVAVGWTTAVLIVGIMIAVNSYVIDSFTQLASVSGMNAGVAINPDAIQPERDRFQFYVVTQSTMLACGWFAGTARRGKYEALLHSALLVGAAYAVFSGTGMI from the coding sequence ATGACGAGTAATCCTGGCCTGCTCGATCGAGGGTTGTATGCACTGTTTTCCCGGCATGCTGAGAGCACACGACACGATCAGGACCGGCGATATTTTCGTGGTACAGCATTCAAGATGGATTTCGATTTCTATCTGGCACGGATCTACGGTCTCTCGTGGGGCGTGTTCGTTCTTACAGTAATCGTGTCGGCGACCGTCGTGGGTACCGTCCCTGCCACAGGTATTCCCCGATCGGTACTGACAAGTTTCGAAGCATGGTCCCTCTCACGCGTCTACGTGGCCCTCGCAAGCGGAACGCTGCTGGGACTCATTGGAAAGCGTTTAGTTTTGTTGGGAGGACGGGGCTATCTCAAGTGGATTAGGACCGTCAGACGCGAAAATATCGAACAAACGCTACCAGGGGCTGTCAGATATCTCCGTACACTGGCGGCAGGGAGCGACGATCAACGAACACTGCTCCGGAAGGTTGCAGAACAGGAGACGTATGGCGAAACCGCCGTCGGATTTCGAAGGGCGCTCAACCACGCTGCACTAACCGGAAACCTCGATTCGGGTCTCCGGAGGGTAGCACGAGACACCCCTTCAGAGGATCTTCTTGCTCCCTTTCTGCTGAAGTTCGGCGAACACGCTAGCCAGGGGGGTGATGCACTCTCCGGTTACCTACGGATGGAATCACGAATGCTCTCGCACCGACAAGCACGTTCACGACAGCGATCGAGCGACTTCCTCGAGCTCATCGCAGAGATGTTCGTCGTCTTGTTGGTCCTTCCAGCGCTTCTCGTTATCATTCTCACGGTTATGGCCGTGCTGTCACCCAGTCTTTCTCAAACGATATCCACGCCCGTGGGATCCATTTCCCTCCGATCAGTGTTAGTCTACGGAAGTGCAATATTTGTTCTCTGGATCGGTATCGGAACGTCGTGGCTGATCGGAACGCTCCGGCCACCAGATTTGGTCGATCCGGCCTACAGGCGACCCGAAGGAATTCTTGCGACACTCGATAGTGCATCAATCAACCCAATCAGTGCGGGTATCGTTATGACACCAATTACGCTCGTCGTCGTTGTGGTTTGTGCGGTTGCTGGATACAACATAGTGAACGTCCTCCTCATTGGTTATGTCACCATTGGGATTCCCGTTGGTATTGTGTCAACACGACGTGCGAGGCGTGATGATGCAAAGGATCACGAAATGCGCGATTTCGTCCACGCTGTTGCCGGCCACGTGAGCCTCGGACGGCCATTCGATGCGGCAGTCACCCGGGTCGCACGAGATGTCGATCTCGGCCCACTTCAACCGGATGTCAACGCTCTCGCATTCAATCTTGGGCTATTGACGACTGCAGACAGCGACGAGAGTGATGTCCGGACAGCAGCACTCGATCGATTCGTCGATCGTGTTGGAACGTCACTCACGGAACAGACGATCGGTCTCGTAACCGGCGCACTCGATGTCGGAAGCGATATCGACGACGTTTTCGAGACGCTCCAAACGGAAATTGGACGACTCTATCACGAGAAACGGGCACTCCGAAGCACGATGGCCGTATACGTCGCTGTCGGCTGGACGACTGCAGTGCTCATCGTTGGTATCATGATCGCAGTTAATAGCTATGTGATAGATAGTTTCACTCAGCTCGCCTCTGTGTCCGGGATGAATGCAGGAGTAGCAATCAATCCAGACGCTATTCAACCAGAGCGTGATCGATTTCAGTTCTATGTCGTCACGCAATCAACAATGCTCGCGTGTGGCTGGTTTGCCGGGACTGCCCGTCGCGGGAAGTATGAGGCTTTGCTTCACTCAGCACTGCTGGTCGGAGCAGCCTATGCCGTTTTCTCAGGGACGGGGATGATATGA
- a CDS encoding type IV pilin, translating into MSQNTKPDYNRSTRAQSHVIGVALLLGVAVISMSALTASVGVLIEQQTTSADATRVADEMDTAFSPAKMTGTHHERLSFSEGTLRSSDRQLRLLTDSNVVRTVDVNALVFTTGNSRVAFVSGAIVCGSSGNAWLHTEPPITRSSDGDMLIVGTSKIGTTDAVSGAGGVIATLRTNVTHTRKRIGNGTYAVAIETETPKPFVRYFSDWEGTVERRDIDGDGIESVIATLGSEQDTYLVIHDFNTEVNSG; encoded by the coding sequence ATGAGTCAGAACACGAAGCCGGACTATAATCGTTCGACCCGTGCTCAATCACACGTCATCGGGGTTGCATTACTTCTCGGTGTAGCGGTCATCTCGATGAGTGCTCTCACCGCGAGCGTTGGAGTTCTCATCGAGCAGCAGACAACAAGCGCGGACGCGACGCGTGTCGCTGACGAGATGGACACCGCCTTCTCTCCAGCCAAGATGACCGGTACGCACCATGAACGATTGTCGTTCTCCGAAGGAACGCTTCGATCGTCTGATCGTCAACTGCGGCTACTCACCGACTCGAACGTGGTTCGCACCGTCGACGTTAACGCGCTCGTCTTCACCACAGGAAACAGTCGTGTCGCATTCGTTTCCGGTGCGATCGTTTGCGGATCATCTGGAAACGCGTGGCTTCACACCGAACCACCAATAACCAGATCATCCGACGGTGACATGCTCATCGTTGGAACGTCGAAAATAGGGACAACCGATGCCGTCTCGGGAGCTGGAGGCGTAATCGCAACACTGCGTACCAACGTAACCCACACGAGAAAACGGATTGGGAATGGAACGTACGCAGTTGCGATCGAGACAGAGACGCCTAAACCATTTGTCCGATATTTTTCCGACTGGGAAGGGACAGTCGAACGACGAGATATTGACGGGGACGGCATTGAAAGCGTCATTGCAACGCTTGGGAGCGAACAGGACACCTATCTCGTAATTCACGATTTCAACACGGAGGTAAACAGTGGATAA